Genomic segment of Arctopsyche grandis isolate Sample6627 chromosome 11, ASM5162203v2, whole genome shotgun sequence:
ATGTTTCTTGAGGTTAGATTTTAGAGaataagattttaaacaaatatcacatttgtgtggttttatcccagtatgccaTATTTTATGTTCCTTGAGTTTAGAATTtagtgaaaatgattttaaacaaatttcacacttgtaaggcttttcccccgtgtgagatcttaaatgtatcacaaatctaggtttatttataaatgattttaagcaaatgtcacatttgtgtggttttatcccagaatgCGTTTTTTTATGTTCAGTGAGGctagattttcgagaaaatgattttaaacaaatttcacacttgtaaggcttttcccccgtgtgagaccttaaatgtaacacaagctCATATTTACTACGAACTGATATTAAACAATTGTCACATTTGAACAGCTTTTCTCTACTACGTAAAGCGGGTTCAGATCCACTGGGCAATGGctttatacaaattttactactctttcggtgaattgtcggtagtgaaggctcatcgtcccatattatatcttccaacaaaacttcttccgtcttgatcttcaagcagTCATCcaacctcagttgagacgtttcgttaCTCCGAAAACAAGCCTCtcgaaagctgatcaacgaTTCCAAATTGgttttacacgaaagacacaccgtcTCCGGCAACCcgtcgcctcttttaacctgcaggtGAAAAGGTAGGATTAAGAGAAGAGTTAACCAATGGGGTCCACAATAGTTGTAACCTGTTGTCAGCAACcgacataaatttgacagccggtccgaatgcgttgctccagacgctctggatgaggacctggtctctggaagatggagacggaagactcggcTGGAGTACTccatccaagacaaagcctgcactccatcgtccctgcATCCAACCCTGACAACAACCGATCAACTGAGGTTCGAGTCGCCGAATGCGGGTATATTATACACCTAAGCGAGTAGGTCGAATATCAAGATACCGAACGACGAGCATACTAATTTCATATTTACCTAACCTCAGTATGtcgaaatacaaatattatagatCGAATGAAAGTTGTTTTACGTTGACGGATAGATGGCACCTCTGCATTGATAATTTcaagattatttaaaacaaaataatataataaattgtatttttaaatttatattttattgcaattaAGTATATCAAAAACTAAAGGTTAGAGTTACAATAATAGCTAATAAACATTTTCGTCACATCTATCATATATGGTGAGTTTCATTAATGGTAAGAAATGAGGTCGATTTTATTAAATAGTGTACTTTGGGAGATTTTGAAAATACCTATTGATGAAGATGGCGGATTAAATGCATTAAATGCTTCCGCATTCAAAATAATCCATATGTATGTGGGATTTCatgtgtgtgagtgaattatgtaatgagtaatgttgaggagtgatgtacaaacagtggtacacatgagtgtacactgtgtggcggctcgcttatacgacatggtcgagtttggttgccttcctgcgagtgggaaccaactcggctgggttcggagagctactactcactccgtcttcagctgtcatataataaacacgtgcattaacatgccagtcgtctcattcgttcactctccatactggtgacccccgacatcgagccacgcagcctcgatcaatttcaacatgccgctcatccctgcctcgccgagtcaggcgggagaagctacccgccgcgcccccatcgccatcaacagagcgcgtcgcggcccgcgggtgacaataaacgagcagacacggctacctacctacctacctacctactgacgtccagccacaacgtcgacgacaggtgcttttaaaaaatgggggagcgaatgagacgacgatcttgacagctggatgtggagtcatgcgcgatccactacacatagaacggtcatccagcaccacaagacatacaccacctcagcaccatcatcatcatcatcatcatcaaggccccgtccgtccccacgagcgtcgtcacgccgagacgggcggtagcgctacaacacctccacgagccacaacgactcacggtccagctcggagtatcatcaaccacatcgatgcccctgccacccccgccgccccaccaaccgacatcagcctcggaagagcggcgccgccgcatcatcgcatcgcatcggcgcgaccatcggaccacccaccgtcctgctcgcgacgtcaccgccctcgaatctaccgaccattcagggcggtacacctatgtacacagcggatgacccacgtcaacaatttttttttctccccacgtaataatttttttctctttgtgtaacaataatttttttcttttgtaaaatttgtttctttgtaattttggtatcgctgatgctggggggggagtgatgtggcggctcgcttatacgacatggtcgagtttggttgccttcctgcgagtgggaaccaactcggctgggttcggagagctactactcactccgtcttcagctgtcatataataaacacgtgcattaacatgccagtcgtctcattcgttcactCTCCATAACTGTttgtgagttggcagaagtgtgacgccaactgaGGCTTCATTCGCACGGGAGCTTTTTTAACGTTCGTTAAAAAAACGTTCAAATAGAACAAATGCAtttccatgtacatatatgttcatacgTCAGCGCTTTTAAAACGCGACGCTTTTTTATCGAGTAGTGTTGCATTTTGAGCGCTGGGCGTTGGGCGTTAAAGGGAATAAATAGATCATATGAAACTTCGTATTATTATTCACACGAGCGGTAAAAAAGCGCCGGCGCTTCACTCATTACGCCACGCACTCGCTCGGAGGTGGAGTCTCGTCCACTTTTATATGCAAAAGCATTGCCAGATTACTCTAACAAGATTATGAAGAATAATGCCTGGGAGGACATAACTAAAAAACTGTCAGAGGACTGGGAAACCCTCACCAATggggaaaaaaaataatcgatgTAAGTATATAGTAACGcactgtatttatttttatcaaatatgtaggtacatagttaTTTTATGCTAGTCACCATTTTGTCTATTAATGACTTGATATTGCCACGGGATAGAACCTTGTGGCGATCTAAAATATCTAGCGAAATAATCACGTATTTCTAGACCAGTATGGTTACTTCTTAGACCTCTCGGTTGGACACCTTGTATTGGACTGTCAAATAAAGTATCATCAAATTGGAATCCATCTTTGATTCTTACAAAATTATGTAGAATGCAACATGCTTTAACTACCGATATCGTGCGATCGGGTTGAAGTTCTATAGCTCTCGTTAAAATCCTCCACTTGTTTGATAGAATACCAAAACTGCATTCAATCATTCTTCGTGCTCGCGTTAGTCGATAATTATAAATACGTTGTTGCACAGTCAAGTTGCGGTTCGGATATGGTCGTAAAACATGTCTAGATAGGGCAAAGGCTTCATCGCCAATTAATACAAATGGCATATTTTTCCCATTCGGATCATTCGGTAAAGTTTTTGGTTCTGGTAAATCAATTTGGCCCGATTCTAATTGTCTGTTaaatgatgtatttttaaagACGTTTGAGTCAGTAGAACCGCCGTAAGCTCCTACTTCAATGCAAGTAAAACAATAGTTTGCATCACAAATTGCCAttaaaattatagaaaaataatttttataattatagtaCAGTGAACCGCTTTGATTGGGCTTTGTTATTTCAATGTGTTTGCCATCTACAGCCCCGATCACATTGGGGAAATTAGTGCGGTGGTAAAATTCTTCGGATATTTTCTTAAAGTCATCCTTTGTTTTTTctggcatatacatacataggcttTAAACAATCCCATATTTCGTCACAGACTTGTTTAATAATGTAATGTATAGTAGATACTCCAAGTAAAAACTGGTAATGTAAATCATGAAAATTGTTGCCTGATGCTAAAATTCTGTAACAAATGAATGGctcattaatacatatattttctttttaggcAAAGATGTACAATCAAAGTGGAAACACGTAAGGTACAACTTTCGACGAGAATATCAAGCCCAAAAAGATGTTACATCAGGCCAAGGTgcaaaaaagagaaagaaatacagatattacgatgaattattatttctagttcCACACGTTAAAGATGCCAACACTTCTGGAAACTACAGCACTGCAACAAATGTAACAGAGCAAAATATTGAAAGCCCGTCAACGCCGATCGGCAAAAATTCACCAGCTGGATCTTCGACTGCCACTCGTAATATTCCAGAGATTccaaagaagaaaaataaaacaaaatcatcCTTTGAGGAAGAAGTTCTGAAGGCcatcaaaaatgaaatatcagAAACGAACGAGGATAAAACATTCTGTTTATCACTGGTTCAATCACTTCAAAAGATGGACGATGATAATAAAATGTTAGCCAAAATCGAAATATTAAAAGTAATTCGCACTTTCTCAAATAGGTCGCTTAAGACAAACTTCAGTCAGCCCAACCAATCACCAAACATTGAACCATATTTCAGTTACCCAAATTCTATCCCTTCGCTTCAATCAACACCTATCTGCACTCAAATCACACAACAGCAGCACTCACAGCTCTCACAGCCAACATTCACTCAAGTCCATAATATGTATCAGCAGCACTCAGAGTCACACCCAACACTGTCCTTGCATCAATCTTCATCCGTTAATCCTGTACATCCATCTAAGGTAATTACGATTCTAGAGAATCGTCAATATCACCCCGCTAATTCAACGGCACCAAGTTCTAGGCCACACTCCGCACAAAGCTTTTTTACCACTTTCAACCCAAATATTTGCCCATCTCCATCCAACACTGACCAATCAAGTTCAATAACTGTTCAGAGCCCCTTGACCAATATAAGTTCATCAGAAGAACTTTACTTATCTCCAGAtgattgttaaatttaatacctaagtttttaataaatataaattgttttgtaattttgtaattattgttttatttacctCAGTATAACAGCTAGTCGTTGTACAGGTGGTATCGCCAAACGCATGTTGGTATCTTGAAGTGTTATTCGAGGCCCCACTATCGTCAACAGTTCGTCAAATGTTGTAATAGACATTCgaaaataactaaaaaatttATCGGGGTATTGCCTCAATTCTTCGTACAGTGTCACAAACTGCCCTTTTAAGTATCTCTCAGTTCATTCAGAGGATGGACCCAGAATgccttttgttttctttttcgtCTTCTAGCAACACAAATCGCTATTGCTATTAATTTAGCAGAAACCATTTCCACGTCTTACTGAAGCGAGAAACGAAACAAGAGTGATTTTAAAGCGTTCGTATGAACAATCATATCGAGAACGTTATAAAAGCGCCAACGCCGAGTTTTAACGCAACGTTTTTTAAAGTCTCGTGCGAATGAAGCCTGACAGTGAGGAGTCGAGCCGTTGGCCGGACGGCCACCGGTACGCGCACGTGTGTGtacttaatgtacaataaacgtacattgatggaccaacatcgtctttgattatctctcccgcaatcctccctatatctttgaactctacatgtacatattacagtTCTTAGTGTTAGTAGATCGCCGCCAGTAATTTCAAAAGTAGATCGCCCGTATTGATTAGATGTTTGGCCACCCATGGTACATGTACACCGACTAGGGATACTTCAAATATTCGTCAAATcaattattcgaatatcgaatattaaaGTCATGAAATATTcaagtattcgaatatattatccTGTTTACCAAAAATGATATCAGCTTTAATAAatgttattacaaaaaatatttgtcaatACATTAATCGAATGGTGACCGGAAAGGTTGCTCGAAAGCGGTACCCACACGGGATAATTTGgtgaacatcgaaaacaaatcaaagtttctatgactacgatatcgacatcgttgaattttttttgaatcgttgaaccgggaacgggaattgcatgcgttattgtggcattataaatttataacgtaTGCCgggtagggatcccaaatattcgtcgacttcaactattcgaatattgaatagtaaatcaagagcaaTTATTGGTcatagcaggtataaaaaaatgcacCACTGAGAAATCaacaagaaaaaacaaaaataatcgaattccAACGTAATATTTTCAATCAGTCTGGTTACTTCCAGACACCCCAAATGCCGAGCCACTGGACATGATAGGATgatatttggctgatattaatttcaccgctaattgttgtttaaaatacaaaattgaaaatcaactagaatgtaatatcgaataaaaaatataaaaaagtagtaagtacatatgttaatattatagtatCCTCCCATTCAAATACTCGGCTAACTATAAACCACACAAACTA
This window contains:
- the LOC143919228 gene encoding uncharacterized protein LOC143919228, whose translation is MQHALTTDIVRSVKLRFGYGRKTCLDRAKASSPINTNGIFFPFGSFGKDVQSKWKHVRYNFRREYQAQKDVTSGQGAKKRKKYRYYDELLFLVPHVKDANTSGNYSTATNVTEQNIESPSTPIGKNSPAGSSTATRNIPEIPKKKNKTKSSFEEEVLKAIKNEISETNEDKTFCLSLVQSLQKMDDDNKMLAKIEILKVIRTFSNRSLKTNFSQPNQSPNIEPYFSYPNSIPSLQSTPICTQITQQQHSQLSQPTFTQVHNMYQQHSESHPTLSLHQSSSVNPVHPSKVITILENRQYHPANSTAPSSRPHSAQSFFTTFNPNICPSPSNTDQSSSITVQSPLTNISSSEELYLSPDDC